In Burkholderiales bacterium, the genomic window TCGCCGGAAACGAGCTGCGCCGATGTGAGGGCGCGGGCACTGCAAAAACTCGAAGCGATCGAGCGCAAGCTCGGGGAGCTGGAAAAGATCAAGAAGGCGCTCCTGGTCCTTTCCGAGTCGTGTCCGGGCAAGGGCCCCGTGAGGCACTGCATGATCCTGGACGCGTTGCGCCAGAACGGCGTCCATTGACTTCGAGGTGCCATGCGCATCGGTG contains:
- a CDS encoding heavy metal-responsive transcriptional regulator, producing MGIRIDTIRFYERQGLIEPPPRTESGYRVYGTEAMRRLAFIRQAKGLVFSLKRVKELLALETSPETSCADVRARALQKLEAIERKLGELEKIKKALLVLSESCPGKGPVRHCMILDALRQNGVH